In Capsicum annuum cultivar UCD-10X-F1 chromosome 11, UCD10Xv1.1, whole genome shotgun sequence, one genomic interval encodes:
- the LOC124888464 gene encoding putative potassium transporter 12: protein MSTKEEIEESSVSEGLLKRNGSTGGGSTGSLRWVDGSEVIDEEVFDKNELEIIRENTYGSFRRRLKKPRRVDSLDVESMQIKGVHGGSHHKKDVPLLATLSLAFQTLGVVYGDMGTSPLYVFSDVFSKVQITSEVDVLGALSIVLYTIALIPLMKYVFIVLKANDNGEGGTFALYSLICRYANVNLLPNRTPADECISSFKLRLPTPELERAVYIKEILERKSSLKTLLLLLVLTGTSMIIGDGILTPAISVMSAVSGLEGRIPGFNTDALVIISIIILGGLFSIQRFGSSKVGFTFAPALALWFFSLGSIGLYNLLTHDVTVIRAVNPAYIYLFFKKNLTNGWSALGGCVLCITGAEAMFADLGHFSVKSIQIAFTSVVFPCLLLAYFGQAAFLMQYPQSAGRIFYDSIPNSLFWPVFLIATVAAIIASQAMISASFSCVKQAMALGCFPRVKIIHTSKEHMGQIYIPVINWFLMIMCMLVVAAFRSTTSIANAYGIAEVGVMIVTTTLVTIVMVLIWQTNLILALCFPLVFGTMELVYMSAVLSKILEGGWLPLVFASLFLCVMYIWNYGSVLKYQSEVKQKISLDFMDELGCSLGTVRVPGIGLLYNELVQGIPSIFAQFLLDLPAIHSVIVFVCIKHVPVPVVPQEERFLFRRICPKDYHMFRCVARYGYKDVRKEEHHFFEQLLVDSLEKFLRNESLDLALETKQSQPEFDSKFARPTDNTEVGVDELKVPLMRDQILEIGTTTSEPSIIAASGNEDPSLEYELSALHKASESGFTYLLGHGDVRAKKNSWFIKKLTINYFYSFLRRNCRGGNATMRVPHMNIMQVGMTYMV from the exons aTGAGTACtaaagaagaaattgaagaaagtagTGTTAGTGAGGGATTATTGAAGAGAAATGGTAGTACTGGAGGGGGAAGCACAGGATCATTGAGATGGGTTGATGGTAGTGAAGTAATTGATGAAgaagtttttgataaaaatgaattAGAGATTATTAGAGAAAATACCTATGGATCTTTTAGGAGAAGGCTTAAGAAGCCTAGAAGAGTGGATTCTTTAGATGTTGAATCTATGCAAATTAAAGGAGTTCATGGTGGCAGCCACCACAAGAAg GATGTACCTCTTTTGGCTACTCTTTCTCTAGCATTTCAAACACTTGGTGTGGTATATGGTGACATGGGGACAAGCCCTTTATATGTTTTCTCAGATGTATTCAGCAAGGTGCAGATCACTTCAGAAGTAGATGTCTTAGGTGCATTGTCAATTGTGCTATACACAATTGCTCTCATTCCTCTAATGAAGTATGTGTTTATAGTGCTTAAGGCTAATGATAATGGAGAAG GAGGAACGTTTGCACTGTACTCATTGATCTGTAGGTATGCAAATGTCAATCTTCTCCCAAATCGAACGCCTGCCGATGAATGTATCTCGAGTTTTAAGCTCAGATTGCCCACTCCAGAGCTAGAAAGGGCTGTGTATATAAAGGAGATTTTGGAACGTAAATCATCTCTGAAAACGCTTCTCTTACTGTTGGTTCTGACGGGAACATCAATGATAATAGGGGATGGTATCTTGACACCAGCAATATCag TTATGTCTGCTGTTAGCGGATTGGAGGGTAGGATACCAGGATTTAATACAG ATGCTCTCGTTATAATTTCAATTATCATCCTTGGCGGTTTATTCAGCATACAGAGATTTGGGTCAAGTAAAGTTGGTTTCACTTTCGCTCCAGCTCTAGCATTGTGGTTTTTCAGTCTGGGGTCTATAGGACTTTACAATCTGCTGACGCATGATGTAACAGTTATAAGGGCTGTAAATCCAGCTTATATCTATCTGTTCTTCAAGAAGAACTTGACCAACGGATGGTCAGCTCTTGGTGGCTGTGTATTGTGCATCACAG GAGCAGAAGCAATGTTTGCGGATTTAGGCCATTTTTCTGTGAAGTCTATACAG ATTGCCTTCACAAGCGTGGTGTTCCCCTGCCTTCTATTGGCCTACTTTGGCCAAGCTGCATTTCTTATGCAATATCCTCAATCAGCTGGCAGAATATTTTATGATTCAATCCCAA ATAGTCTCTTCTGGCCAGTTTTTTTGATAGCAACTGTAGCTGCTATAATTGCCAGCCAAGCTATGATATCTGCTTCATTTTCATGTGTTAAGCAAGCCATGGCTCTCGGATGCTTCCCGAGGGTGAAGATTATTCACACCTCAAAAGAGCACATGGGTCAAATCTACATTCCAGTCATTAATTGGTTCTTGATGATAATGTGCATGCTTGTGGTTGCTGCATTTAGGAGCACAACAAGTATAGCCAATGCATacg GCATAGCTGAGGTCGGTGTCATGATCGTTACCACCACTTTGGTTACAATCGTAATGGTATTGATATGGCAGACAAATTTGATTTTGGCTTTGTGTTTCCCCTTGGTATTCGGTACAATGGAGCTTGTCTACATGTCTGCTGTTTTATCTAAGATCTTAGAAGGTGGTTGGCTTCCGCTAGTTTTCGCCTCTCTCTTCCTCTGTGTGATGTATATCTGGAACTATGGAAGTGTATTGAAATATCAAAGTGAAGTGAAGCAGAAAATCTCATTGGATTTCATGGATGAACTTGGATGTTCTTTAGGGACAGTAAGAGTACCAGGGATAGGTTTACTATACAATGAACTGGTTCAAGGCATTCCATCTATTTTTGCTCAGTTTCTATTGGACCTTCCTGCTATTCATTCTGTAATAGTCTTTGTATGTATCAAGCATGTGCCAGTTCCTGTTGTTCCTCAAGAAGAACGGTTCTTGTTCCGAAGGATTTGTCCTAAGGACTATCATATGTTCCGTTGTGTAGCTCGTTATGGCTACAAAGATGTTAGAAAAGAAGAGCATCACTTCTTTGAGCAGCTCTTGGTTGATAGCCTTGAGAAGTTTTTAAGGAATGAATCACTTGATCTTGCTTTGGAAACCAAACAGTCTCAACCTGAGTTTGATAGCAAATTTGCGAGGCCAACGGACAATACTGAAGTGGGCGTGGATGAGCTTAAAGTACCATTAATGCGCGATCAAATATTAGAGATTGGAACAACTACCTCAGAACCATCAATAATAGCCGCATCAGGAAATGAAGATCCTAGTTTGGAATACGAGCTCTCAGCACTTCACAAAGCTAGTGAATCAGGATTTACATACTTGCTTGGACATGGGGACGTGAGGGCAAAGAAAAATtcatggttcatcaagaaactaacCATAAATTACTTCTATTCATTCCTTAGGAGGAACTGCAGAGGAGGAAATGCAACAATGAGGGTACCTCACATGAACATAATGCAAGTTGGAATGACGTACATGGTTTGA